One window of the Deinococcus metalli genome contains the following:
- a CDS encoding glutaredoxin family protein: MALPELILYTRAGCHLCELAEEHLRALDFRYRPVDVDHDAALRAHYGDDVPVLTLDGRTLAKGVLGRQRLSTLKIVLLRDARSP, translated from the coding sequence ATGGCGCTGCCGGAACTGATCCTGTACACCCGCGCGGGCTGCCACCTGTGCGAGCTGGCCGAGGAGCACCTGCGCGCCCTGGACTTCCGCTACCGGCCGGTGGACGTGGACCATGACGCGGCCCTGCGCGCCCACTACGGCGACGACGTGCCGGTGCTGACCCTGGACGGCCGCACGCTCGCCAAAGGTGTGCTGGGCCGCCAGCGCCTGAGCACGCTGAAGATCGTCCTGCTGCGCGACGCCCGCTCGCCCTGA
- the ftsY gene encoding signal recognition particle-docking protein FtsY — MSWLERLRDGLSKTRKQINDTAGFLGQDVRDVVTNRLDTIEDLEYALIAADVGRAATEEILADVRRAEGKNLQDALMDALTLQLEPDARRAEFRKLGFAPDARRKTVDPSGHVVMVIGVNGVGKTTTIAKLGQYYMSRGQSVMFAAGDTFRAAAGAQLGEWGDRLGVPVVQGQDGGDPAAVAYDAATARTARGTDLLFVDTAGRLHTKHNLMEELKKVRRVIEKADPGEPAEVWLVLDAVTGQNGLQQAKKFHESTPLTGVVVTKLDGTAKGGILVPIVRELGVPIKFIGVGEQPGDLQPFDSQEFVRALFDVDIPKS, encoded by the coding sequence GTGAGCTGGCTCGAACGCCTGCGCGACGGCCTGAGCAAGACCCGCAAGCAGATCAACGACACCGCCGGCTTCCTCGGGCAGGACGTCCGGGACGTCGTCACCAATCGGCTCGACACCATCGAGGATCTCGAATACGCCCTGATCGCCGCCGACGTGGGCCGCGCCGCCACCGAGGAGATCCTGGCCGACGTGCGCCGCGCCGAAGGCAAGAACCTCCAGGACGCCCTGATGGACGCCCTGACCCTGCAACTCGAACCCGACGCCCGGCGCGCCGAGTTCCGCAAGCTGGGCTTCGCCCCGGACGCGCGGCGCAAGACCGTCGATCCGAGCGGGCACGTGGTCATGGTGATCGGCGTGAACGGCGTGGGCAAGACCACCACCATCGCCAAGCTCGGGCAGTACTACATGTCGCGCGGCCAGAGCGTGATGTTCGCTGCCGGCGACACCTTCCGCGCCGCCGCGGGCGCGCAGCTGGGCGAGTGGGGCGACCGCCTGGGCGTGCCGGTCGTGCAGGGCCAGGACGGCGGCGACCCGGCCGCCGTGGCCTACGACGCCGCGACCGCCCGCACAGCGCGCGGGACCGACCTGCTGTTCGTGGACACCGCCGGGCGCCTGCACACCAAGCACAACCTGATGGAGGAACTCAAGAAGGTGCGGCGCGTGATCGAGAAGGCCGACCCCGGCGAGCCCGCCGAGGTGTGGCTGGTGCTGGACGCCGTGACCGGCCAGAACGGCCTGCAACAGGCCAAGAAGTTCCACGAGAGCACCCCGCTGACCGGCGTGGTCGTGACCAAGCTCGACGGCACCGCCAAGGGCGGCATCCTGGTGCCCATCGTGCGGGAACTCGGCGTGCCCATCAAGTTCATCGGTGTGGGCGAACAGCCCGGTGACCTGCAACCCTTCGACAGCCAGGAGTTCGTGCGCGCGCTGTTCGACGTGGACATCCCGAAGAGCTGA